Proteins found in one Bacillota bacterium genomic segment:
- the dsrB gene encoding dissimilatory-type sulfite reductase subunit beta — MALSQDKFGIYNPEKPRENRITDIGPRHFWQYFPPVIQKNYGKWAYHDILEPGVMVHVAESGDKIFTVRVGAMRLMSVELMREACDIADKYCDGYLRFTTRNNIEFLCTDESKLAALKADLMSRKMQGGSYKFPIGGTGAGITNVVHTQGYIHCHTPATDASSMVKAIMDDLFDYFTGMTLPAKVRVSMACCLNMCGAVHCSDIACLGYHRKPPAIDHQFLSKMCEIPLVVTACPLAAISPATTEDGKKTVKIKEDRCMFCGNCYTMCPALPLSDKTGDGVVILAGGKLSNRISAPKFSKVVVPFCPNNFPRFPEVTANIKKIVEAYAKGAMKYERLGDWAERIGWEKFFEATGLPFTEHLIDDYRLAYDTYRTSTQFKFTDSAWAVSKAADGV, encoded by the coding sequence ATGGCATTATCCCAAGATAAATTTGGTATTTACAACCCCGAAAAACCGCGGGAAAACCGTATAACGGATATCGGTCCCCGGCATTTCTGGCAGTACTTCCCGCCGGTGATCCAGAAGAACTACGGGAAGTGGGCCTACCACGATATTCTCGAGCCCGGTGTTATGGTTCACGTTGCCGAATCGGGCGATAAGATATTTACGGTTCGCGTGGGCGCGATGCGCCTGATGAGCGTGGAGCTCATGCGTGAGGCGTGTGATATCGCGGATAAGTACTGCGACGGTTACCTCCGCTTCACCACCCGCAACAACATCGAGTTCCTGTGCACCGACGAGTCGAAACTCGCGGCCCTTAAGGCCGACCTTATGAGCAGGAAGATGCAGGGCGGGAGTTACAAGTTCCCGATCGGCGGCACCGGCGCGGGTATCACCAACGTCGTCCACACCCAGGGTTATATCCACTGCCACACCCCGGCGACGGACGCCTCGTCCATGGTTAAGGCGATCATGGATGATCTTTTTGATTACTTCACCGGGATGACCCTGCCGGCCAAGGTTAGGGTTTCGATGGCCTGCTGTCTAAACATGTGCGGCGCCGTCCACTGTTCGGACATCGCCTGCCTGGGCTACCACCGCAAACCGCCTGCTATCGACCACCAGTTCCTGAGCAAGATGTGTGAGATCCCGCTCGTGGTCACGGCGTGCCCGCTGGCGGCTATTTCTCCCGCCACCACTGAGGACGGGAAAAAGACGGTTAAGATCAAAGAGGACCGCTGCATGTTCTGCGGCAACTGCTACACCATGTGCCCGGCGCTGCCGCTTTCGGACAAGACCGGTGACGGTGTCGTCATACTCGCCGGCGGGAAGCTTTCCAACCGGATCAGCGCGCCCAAGTTCTCCAAGGTGGTTGTTCCTTTCTGCCCGAACAACTTCCCGCGGTTCCCCGAAGTCACCGCGAACATCAAGAAGATCGTCGAGGCCTATGCCAAGGGCGCAATGAAGTACGAGCGGCTTGGCGACTGGGCGGAGCGGATCGGCTGGGAGAAATTCTTCGAAGCAACCGGCCTGCCGTTTACAGAGCACCTGATCGACGACTACCGTCTTGCCTACGACACTTACCGTACAAGCACGCAGTTTAAGTTCACGGATTCCGCGTGGGCGGTGTCCAAGGCGGCGGATGGGGTATAA
- a CDS encoding tetratricopeptide repeat protein, producing the protein MLKDAEVFIQEQKEALKSNPECATASYNMGVALMQEGKLDEALECFKDSVENSARMFEAYVNLGYIYFTKGDLEMVVHYNQKAVEVEPRYARGYTNLGFAYLQMARTEEAVAALEKAIELNPEMAQAWSNLASAYLQKDDVQKAIEAGEKLVEIAPDFGLGHNNLACAYYHNGDFAKAIAHADHAAGLGFAVHPDFLKELEQHR; encoded by the coding sequence GTGTTAAAAGATGCCGAAGTCTTTATTCAGGAACAAAAAGAGGCTTTAAAGAGCAACCCCGAATGTGCGACCGCTTCTTACAACATGGGGGTTGCGCTCATGCAAGAGGGTAAGCTTGACGAAGCCCTCGAATGCTTCAAAGATTCCGTCGAGAACAGCGCCAGGATGTTTGAGGCCTACGTGAATTTGGGCTATATCTACTTCACGAAGGGCGACCTGGAAATGGTGGTTCACTATAACCAGAAAGCGGTCGAGGTGGAGCCGCGATACGCGCGGGGATATACCAACCTCGGGTTTGCCTACCTGCAAATGGCAAGGACCGAAGAAGCCGTTGCGGCGCTTGAAAAGGCTATAGAGCTTAACCCGGAGATGGCCCAGGCATGGAGTAATCTGGCGAGCGCCTATCTTCAAAAGGACGATGTTCAAAAGGCGATAGAAGCGGGTGAAAAACTGGTTGAGATCGCTCCCGATTTCGGTCTGGGGCACAACAACCTTGCGTGCGCCTATTACCATAACGGTGATTTTGCCAAGGCGATCGCGCACGCCGACCACGCCGCCGGTCTTGGGTTTGCGGTTCACCCTGATTTCCTGAAAGAATTAGAACAACATCGTTAA
- the dsrA gene encoding dissimilatory-type sulfite reductase subunit alpha, translated as MAFEPKSPQKKLDYQELRIYSDAELNNYTEEELKNFKIKHSIPICDQLESGPWPSFVSDAKREALHRKKLGQGRMLMASEAVEDLLGQLEVSLIHGETHWKHGGIVGVSGYGGGVIGRYSDLPEQFPGVAHFHTIRLNQTMSKFYDTDFLRALCDLWEFRGSGLFNLHGSTGDIVFLGTITEQLEPIFQEAAHHMDQDIGGSGSNLRTPSCCLGRARCEFACYDTQDMCYDITMTYQDELHRPAFPYKFKIKFDGCPNCCVASIARSDIAIIGTWCDDIQIDQDAVKGYVSGKFAPNAGAHAGRNWGKFDIQAEVIDRCPTKCMKMDGDKLVINNGECVRCMHCINTMPRALKPGKDKGVMMLFGAKAPILEGAQMATLLVPFMRTEAPYDNVKGVIEKTWDFWMEEGKNRERLGELIQRKGLPTFLKAIGLPAAPHMVVTPRANPYVFWDPADVPGGHKRDIDDYRSRHAR; from the coding sequence ATGGCTTTTGAGCCAAAATCCCCACAGAAGAAATTGGACTATCAAGAGCTCCGCATTTACAGCGACGCTGAACTTAATAACTACACGGAGGAAGAGTTAAAGAATTTTAAGATAAAACACTCCATTCCCATCTGCGATCAGCTTGAATCAGGGCCGTGGCCCAGCTTCGTAAGCGACGCCAAACGCGAAGCCCTCCATAGAAAGAAACTCGGCCAGGGTCGGATGTTGATGGCCTCTGAAGCGGTAGAGGACCTGCTCGGCCAGCTCGAGGTGTCCTTAATACACGGCGAGACCCACTGGAAACACGGCGGCATCGTCGGCGTCAGCGGGTATGGCGGCGGCGTTATCGGCAGATACTCCGACCTGCCGGAACAGTTCCCAGGGGTAGCCCACTTTCACACCATTCGTCTTAATCAGACTATGAGTAAGTTTTACGACACCGATTTCCTCCGCGCCCTATGCGACCTTTGGGAGTTCCGGGGCAGCGGTCTTTTCAACCTGCACGGTTCCACCGGCGACATCGTTTTCCTCGGCACCATCACCGAGCAGCTCGAGCCTATCTTCCAGGAAGCGGCGCATCATATGGACCAGGACATCGGCGGTTCGGGCTCGAACCTGCGGACGCCGTCCTGCTGCCTCGGCAGAGCGCGTTGCGAGTTCGCCTGCTACGACACCCAGGATATGTGTTACGACATTACCATGACCTACCAGGACGAGCTGCACCGCCCGGCGTTCCCTTACAAGTTCAAGATTAAGTTTGACGGCTGCCCGAACTGCTGCGTGGCGTCCATCGCTCGTTCCGACATCGCCATCATCGGCACCTGGTGCGACGATATCCAGATCGACCAGGACGCCGTAAAGGGCTATGTGTCGGGCAAGTTCGCGCCCAATGCGGGTGCTCACGCCGGCAGGAACTGGGGTAAGTTCGATATTCAGGCGGAGGTCATCGACCGCTGTCCGACCAAGTGCATGAAGATGGACGGCGACAAGCTGGTCATTAACAACGGCGAGTGCGTACGGTGCATGCACTGCATCAACACCATGCCGCGGGCTTTGAAGCCCGGAAAAGACAAGGGTGTCATGATGCTGTTCGGCGCCAAGGCGCCGATTCTCGAAGGCGCGCAAATGGCGACGCTGCTTGTTCCCTTCATGAGGACCGAAGCGCCGTATGACAACGTCAAAGGAGTCATCGAAAAGACCTGGGACTTCTGGATGGAAGAGGGCAAGAACCGCGAGCGTCTGGGCGAGCTCATCCAGCGCAAAGGCCTCCCGACGTTCCTCAAGGCGATCGGTTTGCCGGCAGCGCCGCACATGGTTGTAACGCCCCGGGCAAACCCGTACGTCTTCTGGGATCCGGCGGATGTTCCCGGCGGCCACAAGCGGGATATCGACGATTACAGATCAAGACATGCGAGATAG
- a CDS encoding dissimilatory sulfite reductase D family protein — MQEVKDAILAYMNGLKKSKVYFSDIEKAVKAKFPDMKPRETKKVCTELINDGALIYFSTGSSTMYGIPGKGITSDTPDLD, encoded by the coding sequence ATGCAAGAGGTGAAGGACGCAATCCTTGCGTACATGAACGGGTTGAAGAAGTCGAAGGTCTATTTCAGCGACATCGAAAAGGCTGTAAAGGCGAAATTTCCGGACATGAAACCAAGAGAAACAAAGAAGGTATGCACGGAGCTTATTAACGACGGCGCCCTGATTTATTTCTCTACGGGCAGTTCGACCATGTACGGCATTCCGGGGAAGGGTATCACATCGGATACTCCGGATCTCGACTAG
- a CDS encoding triose-phosphate isomerase, whose product MSEEGKQKIIEFLKNFTGSEKGVATAAEIQKGAGLSRQEAGKLIKELEADGVLVGAGRSAGVWGYKLKG is encoded by the coding sequence ATGAGTGAAGAGGGAAAGCAGAAGATCATCGAGTTTCTTAAGAACTTTACGGGGAGCGAGAAGGGTGTAGCCACCGCGGCCGAGATCCAAAAAGGAGCGGGTTTGAGCAGGCAGGAGGCAGGTAAATTGATTAAAGAACTGGAAGCCGACGGAGTGCTTGTGGGAGCCGGAAGGTCCGCCGGTGTTTGGGGCTACAAACTTAAGGGCTGA